A region of the Bacillota bacterium genome:
CTCTCCCGGACACCTCGCGGGGGACTCCCATCCCACCGCCCTGGCCCTCGGCCGGCGCTTTTTCAGAGGGAGCTGCGGGCACCGGCTCTTCAGGCTCGGCCAATTCAGCCGCCTGCTCCTCGGGCAAGGCCGCGACGCGGGGAGCCTCTTCAGGGGAGCCGGCGCCGCCCGGCCCGGCGGGCAGAGTTTCGGCGGAGAGGGGCCTTTCGCTTTGGCGGCGCCGCGGCTCCGTGGCCGACGAGAGCAGCCACGCCCCCACCAAGGCGGCCAGCACCACCATCGTCGTGGCGCCGGCCAGCGTCCGGAACCGCCGCTGAGGCTCCAGAGCCTGCAACAGGGGATCGGGCCTCCACCACGGGCGGGAACGGCCTGCCTGCCGGGCGGCCGGCGCGGCGGCAGCCTGCCTCCCGGTCAGCTGGTCATAAGCGCTCAATACGTCTCCCGGATCGAGCCCGACGGCCTGGGCGTACAGCTTCAGAAAGGCGCGCGCGTAAACCGGCCCCGGAAGGTGGTCGTAGCGGCCCTCTTCCAGGGCCTCGAGAAACGATTGCCGGATCCGCGTCTTCTCCTCGACTGCCTCCAGGCTCAATCCGAGCCGCTCCCGGGCTGCCTGCAGCATGGCCCCCGGCTGGACGGCCGCCCTCGAAGCCGGTTCACCCCGAGGT
Encoded here:
- a CDS encoding RodZ domain-containing protein, whose product is MGQDRPRGEPASRAAVQPGAMLQAARERLGLSLEAVEEKTRIRQSFLEALEEGRYDHLPGPVYARAFLKLYAQAVGLDPGDVLSAYDQLTGRQAAAAPAARQAGRSRPWWRPDPLLQALEPQRRFRTLAGATTMVVLAALVGAWLLSSATEPRRRQSERPLSAETLPAGPGGAGSPEEAPRVAALPEEQAAELAEPEEPVPAAPSEKAPAEGQGGGMGVPREVSGRAPVAATPSGGEAPAGGSARVPGATGSGIEVVARVVERSWIEAFADGKEVFSGTAQPGEVLSWHADKILSVRFGNAEGVELVVNGVPQGRPGRGVVTKHFFASPKATRP